A DNA window from Aureibacter tunicatorum contains the following coding sequences:
- a CDS encoding TonB-dependent receptor has protein sequence MEKLQKTLIASILLCFWGSLSWAQATLTGKVSNDQGESLSFAAVEIKGLSKGGYADAQGNYQIEGIPNGEYEVEASFVGYEPMTEMVSFHGAMHLEINFMLKPDAMALDAIEVEAESEAEEDKRIGYNVELLKTDELKNVIIDINQMIKTLPGVVIRETGGMGSSFDLSLNGLSGNQIRYFIDGVPMENYGASLALNNFPATLIENIEVYKGVVPIKFGSDALGGAINIVTDNSPGTLLDASYTFGSFNTHQGAINGKVSKPDKGYFVKLYSYFNYSDNNYKMYDMPLEDDLGNVGDSGDFDRFHSAYTSGMVNVKVGLIEKKYADELSIGLLRADYKKELQHSEYFITKPYHSFHGKGNSNVASMYYKKSFDRFYVSAFANYGLVEDSFVDTSGYQVNWQNQVIDTLADAEYFENKTLYTITDKMLRANQYLVYDINSNHKVQLNFSQNQIIRTGKDDINEFNTSFNEPSQVNKHVLGVSYLISNNKGSLSAELFGKQYWYDTKLNFTDNDVVNNISSSDKMSGYGVTGGWDIIDDLMLKASFEKAYRVPEGYEFLGDGLFVNPNLELEPEQSYNYNLELNYRLFVSKFNFQWALNGYWRETSNLIRLLAPNPVNTRYVNLDAVTTKGIELSFNLNYAKSLSLTANLTNQKMDYASGASVENEPLFFSNVVARYNLFSKRIDKNLVIQWQTAHTQEFFLSQPENGNQGKKVVPSQIMHSASIDYSFLSGKYNISIVCNNVFDALAYDNFKVQKPGRALYIKCRYLIKK, from the coding sequence ATGGAGAAATTGCAGAAAACCTTGATCGCTAGCATACTGCTGTGTTTTTGGGGAAGCTTGTCCTGGGCTCAAGCCACGCTAACGGGTAAGGTTTCCAATGATCAAGGCGAGTCGCTGAGCTTTGCGGCTGTCGAAATCAAAGGGCTTTCAAAAGGTGGATACGCTGATGCTCAGGGAAATTATCAAATTGAGGGTATCCCAAATGGCGAATATGAAGTAGAAGCCAGTTTTGTGGGATATGAGCCAATGACAGAAATGGTTAGTTTCCATGGAGCGATGCATTTAGAAATAAATTTCATGCTTAAGCCTGACGCTATGGCATTGGATGCTATTGAGGTTGAGGCAGAGTCAGAAGCCGAGGAAGACAAAAGGATAGGTTATAATGTGGAGTTGCTGAAAACCGATGAATTGAAAAATGTTATTATTGACATTAATCAGATGATTAAAACTCTTCCAGGAGTGGTTATCAGAGAGACTGGAGGAATGGGATCAAGTTTTGATCTTTCTCTTAATGGATTGTCTGGCAATCAAATAAGGTACTTTATAGACGGAGTGCCTATGGAGAATTATGGAGCGTCATTGGCTTTAAACAATTTTCCAGCAACTCTTATAGAGAATATTGAAGTATACAAAGGCGTTGTTCCAATCAAGTTTGGTTCAGATGCGTTAGGTGGAGCGATTAATATTGTTACTGATAATTCACCAGGGACTTTATTGGATGCATCTTATACCTTTGGATCTTTCAATACACATCAGGGAGCTATAAATGGAAAAGTCTCCAAGCCGGATAAGGGTTATTTTGTGAAACTGTATTCCTACTTCAACTATTCCGATAATAATTACAAAATGTATGACATGCCCTTGGAAGATGATTTGGGCAATGTTGGAGATTCTGGAGATTTTGATCGATTTCATTCAGCATATACTTCGGGAATGGTGAATGTCAAAGTGGGTTTGATCGAGAAAAAATACGCTGATGAATTATCAATAGGCTTGTTGAGAGCTGATTATAAAAAAGAATTACAGCATTCAGAATACTTTATAACAAAGCCTTATCATTCTTTTCATGGAAAAGGCAATAGCAATGTCGCATCTATGTATTACAAGAAGAGCTTTGATAGATTTTACGTATCGGCTTTTGCAAATTATGGATTGGTGGAAGACTCTTTTGTTGATACTAGCGGGTATCAAGTTAATTGGCAAAATCAAGTGATTGATACTTTAGCCGATGCCGAGTATTTCGAGAATAAGACTTTGTATACGATCACTGACAAAATGTTAAGAGCTAATCAGTATTTGGTTTATGATATTAATTCAAATCATAAGGTTCAGCTTAATTTCAGCCAAAATCAAATAATAAGGACTGGAAAAGACGACATAAATGAATTTAACACTAGTTTTAATGAACCAAGCCAAGTAAACAAACATGTGCTTGGAGTATCATATTTGATCAGTAATAATAAAGGTTCTTTGAGTGCTGAATTATTCGGGAAGCAATATTGGTATGATACAAAATTGAATTTTACAGATAATGATGTTGTTAATAATATAAGCTCATCAGATAAAATGTCTGGCTATGGTGTGACTGGTGGTTGGGATATTATTGATGATTTGATGTTGAAAGCATCATTTGAAAAAGCTTATAGAGTCCCTGAGGGATATGAATTTTTAGGTGATGGACTTTTTGTGAATCCAAATTTGGAATTAGAGCCCGAACAAAGTTACAATTATAATTTGGAGCTTAATTATCGGTTGTTTGTTTCAAAGTTCAATTTCCAATGGGCTTTGAATGGTTATTGGAGAGAAACTTCGAATTTAATCAGGCTTTTAGCTCCTAATCCTGTGAATACTCGGTATGTGAATTTGGATGCTGTTACCACGAAAGGAATTGAACTAAGCTTTAATTTGAATTATGCAAAGAGCTTAAGTTTAACTGCCAATTTGACTAATCAAAAGATGGATTACGCTTCTGGAGCAAGCGTGGAAAATGAACCATTGTTTTTCAGCAATGTGGTTGCCCGATATAATTTATTTTCAAAAAGGATAGACAAGAATCTGGTTATTCAATGGCAGACAGCTCATACGCAAGAATTTTTTTTAAGCCAACCTGAAAATGGGAATCAAGGCAAAAAGGTAGTTCCGAGCCAAATTATGCATTCAGCGAGTATTGACTATTCATTTTTATCAGGTAAATATAATATTTCCATTGTTTGCAACAATGTGTTTGATGCATTGGCTTATGATAATTTCAAGGTGCAAAAGCCGGGAAGGGCACTTTATATTAAATGTAGATACTTAATCAAAAAATAA
- a CDS encoding DUF4374 domain-containing protein: MKKLNLIFLFALSCMLTFTACNNGESDEPTPTPTPTPEPEPEPDPELLEWGVYLKLDAERDPAETEYLIGGIDLMEGEITAEGKGYEFLGWNFVRSVDKTVFVSGYGDNICRSYTLADDDKFVENGGSFIFDNAIEIFGHTSDNKTMLAIETNRQGFDNSLLYFVDAKTGNVTKKVSLEIYTDQEKDQKSLPSALVVRGDKLYVPFHVVDATGGYSYPDPNNAYVAVYPYPDVTATPEKIISDNRTSNIGTNGFTTGLILADDENLYSYSCGTLSSGFAPASTNPSGILRINNATNDFDENYFINTEEVAGGQIFWMDYVGDNKVLARVLVDDHLYSDITQVNEQGAPIYAWAAYGRSIFHQKLVIIDLVAQTSTDVKDVPLHAKRYTSPLLVDEGKAYVSVETAQDAYVYQIDVETATAVKGAKINGKTIKGFFKLR; this comes from the coding sequence ATGAAAAAGCTAAACCTAATATTTTTGTTCGCATTGTCTTGCATGTTAACATTCACAGCATGTAACAATGGTGAATCTGACGAGCCTACACCGACGCCTACACCAACTCCAGAACCGGAGCCAGAACCAGATCCAGAGTTATTGGAATGGGGTGTTTATTTAAAACTTGACGCGGAAAGAGATCCTGCTGAAACGGAATATTTGATTGGTGGAATTGACTTGATGGAAGGCGAGATTACTGCTGAAGGAAAAGGATATGAATTCTTAGGGTGGAATTTCGTTAGATCAGTTGATAAAACTGTATTTGTGTCTGGCTATGGAGATAATATTTGCAGGTCATACACACTAGCGGATGATGATAAATTTGTTGAAAATGGAGGTTCATTCATTTTCGATAATGCGATAGAGATTTTCGGTCATACTAGCGACAATAAAACGATGCTTGCTATTGAAACGAACAGACAAGGTTTTGATAATAGTCTTTTGTATTTTGTTGATGCTAAGACAGGGAATGTGACTAAAAAAGTAAGTTTAGAAATTTATACTGATCAGGAAAAAGATCAAAAATCTTTGCCGTCAGCATTGGTGGTTAGAGGAGATAAGTTATATGTTCCTTTTCATGTTGTGGATGCTACGGGAGGTTATTCATATCCTGATCCAAATAATGCTTATGTAGCTGTTTACCCTTATCCTGATGTTACCGCTACTCCTGAAAAGATTATTTCGGATAATAGAACGTCAAATATTGGTACGAATGGCTTTACTACAGGTTTGATTTTGGCGGATGATGAGAATTTGTATTCTTACTCATGCGGAACTCTTTCAAGTGGATTCGCTCCTGCCTCGACAAATCCATCAGGTATTTTGAGAATTAATAACGCAACCAATGATTTTGATGAGAACTATTTCATTAATACTGAAGAAGTGGCTGGTGGTCAAATTTTCTGGATGGATTATGTAGGTGACAATAAAGTATTAGCGAGAGTTTTAGTTGATGATCACCTGTATAGTGATATTACTCAAGTAAATGAGCAAGGAGCGCCAATTTATGCTTGGGCTGCATATGGCAGGTCAATTTTTCACCAGAAGTTGGTTATTATTGATTTAGTTGCGCAAACATCAACGGATGTTAAGGACGTTCCTTTGCATGCTAAACGTTACACTTCTCCATTGTTGGTGGATGAAGGTAAAGCATATGTAAGTGTGGAAACTGCACAAGACGCTTATGTTTATCAAATTGATGTTGAGACAGCGACAGCTGTGAAAGGTGCCAAAATCAATGGCAAAACAATCAAGGGATTTTTTAAACTTAGATAA
- a CDS encoding PepSY-associated TM helix domain-containing protein — protein MLTKEMAKDKKSKVKKRSKKNWYNWHLYLGLITGVVVFVVSVTGCCWAFKEEIESLDAWHLSVKEESKPFIAATKAKEIALTALPGRHIHGIIYGDKSQSLEVVFYEEEPEFYHSVYLNPYSGEVIRVKDHFKGFFAFVLKGHTRLWLPKDIGENIIALSTLIFLSMVISGIVLWWPKNKKGLKQRLVFLWKSTTKWKRKNFDLHTIIGFYASSLAFALAFTGCVMAYGWFYFIVFKATGGDKNPRFVYPENISKAGVPVKPIDELVPILMDRYSEAKSYELHFPENDTTGILVEMANSDGLHYDMDYRFYDQRTLEELSTNSIYGAYENADFADKVIRMNYDIHIGAIGGLAGKIIAFIASLLAASLPVTGFLMYWGRKKKPAKQRKMATA, from the coding sequence ATGTTGACTAAAGAAATGGCCAAGGATAAGAAGTCCAAGGTTAAAAAACGTTCGAAAAAAAACTGGTACAATTGGCATTTGTACTTGGGATTGATCACCGGTGTGGTGGTCTTTGTTGTTTCTGTGACAGGTTGTTGCTGGGCTTTCAAAGAGGAAATAGAATCTTTGGATGCTTGGCATTTATCGGTTAAAGAGGAGAGCAAACCTTTTATCGCAGCAACGAAAGCTAAAGAAATTGCATTGACTGCATTGCCGGGCAGGCATATACATGGGATTATCTATGGAGACAAGTCGCAAAGTTTGGAAGTGGTTTTTTATGAGGAAGAACCTGAGTTTTACCATAGCGTGTATTTGAATCCCTATTCTGGTGAGGTAATCAGAGTTAAGGATCATTTCAAGGGATTTTTCGCATTTGTATTGAAAGGTCATACCAGATTATGGCTTCCGAAGGATATTGGTGAGAATATTATCGCTTTGTCCACTTTGATATTTTTGTCAATGGTGATTAGCGGTATAGTACTCTGGTGGCCAAAGAATAAGAAAGGTCTGAAACAACGACTTGTTTTTCTTTGGAAATCAACGACTAAGTGGAAGAGAAAGAACTTTGATTTGCATACCATCATCGGGTTTTATGCTTCTTCATTGGCTTTTGCTCTTGCATTTACGGGGTGTGTTATGGCTTATGGATGGTTTTATTTTATAGTATTCAAGGCTACTGGCGGCGATAAAAATCCGCGTTTTGTCTACCCTGAAAATATTTCAAAAGCAGGAGTGCCAGTCAAGCCGATTGATGAATTAGTGCCAATATTGATGGATAGGTATTCTGAGGCGAAGTCTTATGAATTGCATTTTCCAGAAAATGACACAACGGGAATTCTGGTTGAAATGGCTAATAGCGATGGTTTGCATTACGATATGGATTATAGATTTTATGACCAAAGAACTCTTGAAGAATTAAGCACGAATAGCATTTATGGAGCGTATGAAAATGCTGATTTTGCCGATAAAGTTATTCGCATGAACTATGATATACATATAGGTGCTATAGGCGGTTTGGCAGGGAAAATCATCGCTTTTATCGCAAGTTTATTGGCTGCAAGTTTGCCTGTCACAGGTTTTTTGATGTATTGGGGGAGGAAGAAAAAGCCTGCCAAACAAAGGAAAATGGCAACGGCCTGA
- a CDS encoding YdcF family protein, whose amino-acid sequence MLKLTINGVEIYKFSFRYSETKSDAAIVLGAGTTKGKVSPIFKERLNHSMYLLRKKSVNYIILTGGIDKNQKRSDSEIARDYLINNGILDKDILIEKHSKYTIENLIETKAIMDSLNLTSALVISDPLHMKRSIELAKNLKIKCQPSPTPSTMYRSFVPKAKSLIYETIFFSLGEATGHN is encoded by the coding sequence ATGCTAAAACTAACAATTAACGGTGTTGAAATATATAAATTCTCTTTTAGATATTCTGAAACAAAAAGCGATGCAGCGATAGTCTTGGGAGCCGGCACTACTAAAGGTAAAGTATCACCAATTTTCAAAGAGCGACTTAACCACAGCATGTACTTGCTAAGAAAAAAAAGTGTAAACTACATCATACTCACAGGAGGAATCGACAAAAATCAAAAACGATCAGACAGTGAAATTGCACGAGATTATTTAATAAACAATGGCATCTTGGATAAAGATATTCTTATTGAAAAACATTCAAAATATACTATTGAGAATCTAATTGAAACCAAAGCAATCATGGATTCTCTTAATCTAACATCAGCATTAGTTATTTCTGACCCATTGCATATGAAACGATCCATAGAGCTTGCGAAAAACTTAAAGATTAAATGCCAGCCATCTCCTACCCCTAGCACAATGTATCGGTCATTTGTGCCAAAAGCAAAGTCATTAATATATGAAACGATATTTTTTTCTCTTGGAGAAGCAACTGGACACAATTAA
- a CDS encoding SDR family oxidoreductase, whose protein sequence is MKTIVITGASSGIGKATAKHFAQNGWNVAATMRTPSKDNELSAVENIKLYPLDVTNIESINKAKDDILKDFNKVDVVLNNAGYGLWGPFEASTDEQIRRQFETNVFGTMNVIKVFLPHFRENNQGLFINIASIGGLITFPLVSAYHGTKWAVEGFSEALSFELSDIGIRVKIVEPGVIETDFQGRSLDWAKQEGLTAYDKTIEKFNKAMVSMNQGSSPATLVAEKIFEAANDPSNRLRYLAGADAEELFKQRRQAGDEVFVEGIRKQTLGD, encoded by the coding sequence ATGAAAACGATTGTAATCACAGGCGCGTCTTCAGGTATTGGAAAAGCCACAGCAAAACATTTTGCACAAAACGGTTGGAATGTTGCAGCTACTATGCGTACACCTTCCAAAGATAATGAACTTTCCGCTGTAGAAAACATAAAGCTTTACCCATTGGATGTCACGAATATTGAAAGCATCAACAAAGCCAAAGACGATATTCTTAAAGACTTCAATAAAGTAGATGTGGTGCTCAACAATGCTGGATATGGGCTTTGGGGGCCATTTGAAGCATCCACCGATGAGCAAATCAGACGTCAATTCGAAACAAATGTATTCGGAACAATGAATGTCATCAAAGTTTTTCTACCTCACTTTAGAGAAAACAATCAAGGACTCTTTATCAATATCGCTTCCATAGGAGGACTTATCACTTTTCCTTTAGTCAGTGCTTACCACGGCACCAAATGGGCTGTTGAAGGATTTTCAGAAGCGCTCTCGTTTGAACTTTCTGATATTGGAATTCGAGTGAAAATCGTTGAGCCGGGAGTTATTGAAACAGATTTTCAAGGAAGATCGCTGGATTGGGCCAAGCAAGAAGGCCTGACTGCTTATGACAAAACCATCGAGAAATTCAATAAAGCCATGGTTTCCATGAATCAAGGCTCAAGCCCTGCGACATTAGTTGCTGAAAAAATATTCGAAGCGGCAAATGACCCATCCAATAGACTGAGATATCTTGCAGGAGCTGATGCTGAAGAACTATTCAAACAGCGTAGACAAGCTGGAGATGAAGTATTTGTTGAAGGAATAAGAAAACAAACTCTTGGTGATTAA
- a CDS encoding MBL fold metallo-hydrolase gives MKSTKATLIIIFAIFCGLHNLIAKENTNEKIMIQHIRNATLKIDYAGKTILLDPMLGAKNSFMSFVKENKNLNPTVDLPFSIEDVIKGTDMILLTHSHLDHFDAKAMEVLDKDLPIYIQPSDEKLVKDANFNQVHIVNSSAEFAGIQIIRTTGVHGPENVKDMLGKVSGFVLKAENHPTIYIIGDCLFDNEIKENINRYQPDIIITNSGGAIFMNETILMDAQATIDLAKMAPKATIIATHMESLDHCTVTRKEIQAKAQEQNLIIHTPSDGEKIKL, from the coding sequence ATGAAAAGTACTAAGGCAACGCTTATAATCATCTTCGCAATATTTTGCGGACTACATAATTTAATCGCTAAAGAAAACACAAACGAAAAAATCATGATACAGCATATCAGAAACGCTACTTTAAAAATCGACTACGCAGGCAAAACGATTCTACTTGATCCTATGCTTGGAGCTAAAAACAGTTTCATGTCATTTGTAAAGGAAAATAAAAATTTGAACCCTACTGTGGATTTGCCCTTCTCTATCGAAGATGTGATAAAGGGAACAGATATGATTTTGCTTACACACTCGCATCTTGACCATTTTGATGCCAAAGCTATGGAGGTTCTTGATAAAGACTTGCCAATTTATATTCAACCTTCTGATGAAAAGCTGGTGAAAGACGCTAACTTCAATCAAGTGCATATTGTTAACTCATCAGCCGAATTCGCAGGTATTCAAATCATCAGAACTACGGGAGTTCATGGTCCTGAAAACGTGAAAGATATGCTTGGCAAAGTTTCCGGCTTTGTATTGAAAGCAGAAAATCATCCTACAATTTACATTATCGGTGACTGCTTGTTTGATAATGAAATCAAAGAAAATATCAACCGTTATCAACCTGACATAATAATCACGAATTCTGGAGGTGCGATATTTATGAATGAAACTATTCTAATGGATGCTCAAGCGACTATAGATTTAGCCAAAATGGCTCCTAAAGCAACTATAATCGCTACACATATGGAGTCCCTAGATCATTGCACTGTTACTAGAAAAGAGATTCAAGCTAAAGCCCAAGAGCAAAACCTAATCATTCATACTCCAAGTGATGGAGAAAAAATCAAACTTTAA
- a CDS encoding dihydrofolate reductase family protein — protein MERCNKIYIATSLDGFIADRNGGLDWLHNIPNPENSDFGFSEFISEVDAIVMGRNTFETVCKFDVAWPYTVPVFVMSSTMSEIPMPFRDKAELVWGKPVEIMEMLNGRGLNRLYIDGGITIQNFLANDLIDEMTVTTIPVLLGDGAPLFSDLEKPLDFELEKSEVILGQLVKTKYLRRRG, from the coding sequence ATGGAAAGATGCAACAAGATATATATAGCTACAAGTCTGGATGGATTTATAGCGGATAGAAATGGTGGATTGGATTGGCTTCATAATATTCCTAATCCTGAAAATTCGGACTTTGGTTTTTCCGAATTTATAAGCGAGGTAGATGCTATTGTAATGGGGAGAAACACCTTTGAGACTGTCTGCAAGTTTGATGTGGCATGGCCTTACACGGTCCCTGTCTTTGTCATGAGTAGCACGATGAGCGAGATTCCCATGCCATTTCGTGATAAAGCCGAACTTGTTTGGGGCAAGCCTGTAGAAATTATGGAGATGTTGAATGGCAGAGGCTTGAATCGATTGTATATAGACGGAGGTATTACAATACAGAATTTTTTAGCGAATGACCTAATTGATGAAATGACGGTCACCACGATACCAGTTTTATTGGGAGATGGGGCACCTTTGTTCAGCGATTTGGAAAAGCCTCTCGATTTCGAGTTGGAAAAATCTGAAGTTATTCTAGGCCAATTGGTGAAGACAAAATATTTGAGAAGGAGAGGTTGA